Proteins encoded within one genomic window of Coleofasciculus chthonoplastes PCC 7420:
- a CDS encoding mechanosensitive ion channel family protein: protein MLALKRKTLRDKPPRKRYRVGAIVLTGVVCAFAVWWTPVRAQDAEAEETTTEQVETPTEVDPSTATTTADPTIPVEELRLLVQPLTLAELEIEAAAWLVLLKEKAKEISAAEIAIKRQNLAIGKQEEAANALDEAKTALAEAEEAQANANPGSPEYEEAAKKVEAAKENLKVAQDATEEAAETKQKIEEDETSSSALKKAEETGELEAAKQAVEDAKKAREEMEAGSLGYEATTENIDTLEAAIKDVEDAKEAQEGTIPDSPEHKEATQQLETSLEALKQAREAIEGVDAPEEQSSTNLDELTATLENTEVDVDGEEKVAGPPEVAESQGELQEQQQQLEEAGTQLEENAEADSEEKNQLVIAVTELQEERTAIIDRFSVILDELEKKGGDPEFYRKYIQAVSGVELDITDTEGLGLRLLNWFSSEEGGLRWVNNTGKFLGVFIGVAIASQVLGIIVNQAFLRLSHISQLLRNFVVIVIQRGGILVAFLLALTALEVSLGPILALLGGVSFVLAFALQSNLGNLASGLMIMAYKPFDVGDEVKIGDLWCYVDSITLANTRLKGFGAQIYTVPNNTIWSSTIENLTTQDIRKGGLSLNISLETNLRWVKEILLEIGKSHPLTLDNPPPSIFPYKGSDYYVIMGFNFWTKTEDFWTAYEEILYTVQERLDKEGISIIPQQDIRIHHAATNGKTPELVSQMPVESLETQLSKPGTKSFFDPESLLDAEPSLGVDPDGPD, encoded by the coding sequence ATGCTGGCATTAAAACGAAAAACATTGAGGGATAAACCGCCCAGAAAGCGTTATCGAGTGGGTGCAATTGTCCTGACGGGAGTTGTCTGTGCCTTCGCGGTGTGGTGGACTCCGGTGCGAGCCCAAGACGCTGAAGCGGAAGAAACCACCACGGAACAAGTGGAAACTCCCACAGAGGTAGATCCTAGCACGGCAACTACGACGGCAGATCCCACCATTCCCGTAGAGGAATTGAGACTGTTGGTTCAACCCCTTACCCTAGCCGAACTGGAAATTGAGGCAGCTGCTTGGCTAGTGCTGCTCAAAGAAAAAGCCAAAGAAATTAGCGCCGCTGAAATTGCCATAAAACGGCAAAATTTAGCCATTGGCAAACAGGAAGAAGCCGCCAATGCGTTAGACGAAGCCAAGACAGCCCTTGCCGAAGCCGAGGAAGCTCAAGCCAATGCCAATCCTGGCTCTCCAGAATACGAAGAAGCGGCGAAAAAGGTAGAAGCAGCCAAAGAAAACCTGAAAGTGGCTCAAGACGCCACCGAGGAAGCTGCCGAAACGAAACAGAAGATTGAAGAAGACGAAACCTCAAGCAGCGCCCTGAAAAAAGCCGAGGAAACCGGGGAACTGGAGGCGGCAAAACAAGCAGTTGAGGATGCCAAGAAAGCACGGGAGGAGATGGAAGCCGGCTCGTTGGGCTATGAAGCCACGACGGAAAACATTGATACCCTAGAAGCCGCGATCAAAGACGTTGAGGATGCCAAAGAAGCCCAAGAGGGTACGATTCCTGACTCACCGGAACATAAAGAAGCAACTCAGCAACTTGAAACCAGCCTAGAAGCGCTCAAACAAGCCAGGGAAGCCATTGAAGGAGTGGATGCCCCTGAAGAACAATCCTCCACAAATCTCGATGAACTGACAGCCACTCTGGAAAACACGGAAGTAGACGTTGACGGAGAGGAAAAAGTCGCTGGACCGCCGGAAGTCGCGGAGAGCCAAGGGGAACTTCAAGAACAACAACAGCAGCTTGAAGAGGCAGGCACACAACTTGAAGAGAATGCCGAAGCCGATTCGGAAGAGAAAAATCAACTGGTGATTGCGGTTACCGAACTTCAAGAGGAACGAACTGCAATTATTGATCGCTTTAGCGTTATCCTGGACGAATTGGAGAAAAAAGGCGGCGATCCTGAGTTTTACCGTAAATATATTCAAGCCGTTAGTGGTGTTGAACTTGACATAACCGACACCGAAGGTTTAGGGCTACGGCTGCTCAACTGGTTCTCATCTGAAGAAGGTGGCTTACGCTGGGTCAATAATACGGGCAAGTTTTTAGGTGTTTTTATCGGCGTCGCGATCGCGTCTCAGGTCCTCGGTATCATTGTTAACCAAGCTTTTTTGCGATTGAGCCATATATCCCAACTGTTACGTAACTTCGTGGTTATCGTGATCCAGCGCGGTGGTATCCTGGTTGCCTTCCTACTCGCTCTAACTGCACTTGAAGTCAGCCTCGGTCCAATCCTCGCCCTGCTTGGGGGGGTGAGTTTCGTACTCGCCTTCGCACTGCAAAGTAACCTAGGAAATTTGGCAAGTGGCTTGATGATTATGGCGTACAAGCCCTTCGATGTTGGCGATGAAGTCAAAATCGGTGATTTGTGGTGTTACGTTGATTCAATCACCCTTGCCAATACAAGACTTAAAGGCTTTGGCGCTCAAATTTATACGGTTCCCAACAACACGATTTGGAGCAGTACCATTGAAAACCTGACCACCCAGGATATTCGTAAGGGTGGATTGAGTCTTAATATTTCCTTGGAAACTAACCTGCGCTGGGTCAAGGAAATTTTGTTGGAGATTGGAAAGTCACACCCCTTGACTCTAGACAATCCACCGCCGTCCATTTTTCCTTATAAAGGTAGTGACTATTATGTGATTATGGGGTTTAACTTTTGGACGAAAACTGAGGACTTTTGGACAGCTTATGAAGAGATACTCTACACGGTTCAGGAACGCTTGGACAAAGAAGGGATCTCAATCATACCCCAGCAAGATATTCGCATCCACCATGCTGCCACTAATGGCAAAACGCCAGAATTAGTTTCGCAAATGCCTGTGGAATCCTTAGAAACTCAACTCTCTAAGCCTGGTACTAAGTCATTCTTTGACCCTGAGTCATTGTTGGATGCTGAACCCTCCCTTGGCGTTGATCCGGATGGTCCAGATTAG
- a CDS encoding N-acetylmuramoyl-L-alanine amidase — MKTILGLAVLASVMASPALAEQPLFLTYPSDNHQTTAEQIFLIGTAPPAEDVRVNGQVIPRSPAGHFAPSFPLKLGKNRFTLRYQNQTIQINVTRIDPTPNVPTELSFAQDYLTPNVDIARLPGELICFRAIAPPNATVTVNLANQTIPLMAQSQDIQLPPNSAGLIDQNQAGVQSTTGDYQGCATAEIAANLGQPNYQLTLNGKTISQAAPGQISILNPVELEVAEVIVDAGVARTGPSTTYSRLTPLPKGVRATVTGREGEWVRLDYGAWIKAEEVRIVPNTVPPTAVIRSIRARQIPGATEVVFPLNTPVPVTVQQGDRTFTLTLHNTTAQTDVIRLDDDPLIKRLDWQQVTPTQVNYTFNLKSDQQWGYDLRYDQTNLILTLRHPPTVRTQNVELNPENALQPLKGIKILLDPGHGGAELGARGPTGYPEKDVNLIVSKLLREQLQKKGATVYMTRETDQAVSLGDRVTMINQVKPAIALSIHYNALPDAGDAINTKGVGMFWYHPQAHNLAIFLQDYLVNQLDRPAYGVFWNNLALTRPHTAPSVLLELGFMINPEEFEWITNPQQQQRLASAIADGVTEWFQNSQYSNPKLIVAIFKTETLAIP; from the coding sequence ATGAAAACCATCCTAGGATTAGCTGTATTAGCATCAGTCATGGCATCTCCAGCTTTGGCGGAACAGCCTCTTTTCCTGACGTATCCGTCTGACAATCATCAAACTACTGCGGAACAAATTTTCTTAATTGGAACAGCACCACCAGCAGAAGACGTGCGGGTCAATGGTCAAGTTATCCCCCGCAGTCCGGCTGGACATTTTGCGCCGAGTTTCCCCTTAAAATTGGGCAAAAATCGCTTTACCCTGCGCTATCAAAATCAGACCATTCAGATTAATGTAACTCGCATTGACCCGACGCCAAACGTGCCAACTGAGTTAAGTTTTGCCCAGGATTACCTCACCCCAAACGTGGATATTGCCAGATTACCTGGAGAACTAATCTGTTTTCGTGCGATCGCGCCGCCAAATGCTACGGTAACAGTGAACCTGGCAAATCAAACCATTCCGTTAATGGCTCAATCCCAGGATATCCAGTTACCGCCCAATTCCGCCGGATTAATTGACCAAAATCAGGCTGGTGTTCAATCGACGACGGGTGACTATCAGGGCTGTGCAACCGCAGAAATTGCGGCAAATTTAGGACAACCAAACTATCAATTAACCTTGAATGGGAAAACCATAAGTCAAGCTGCACCTGGACAGATTTCCATTCTCAACCCTGTTGAATTAGAGGTGGCTGAGGTGATTGTTGATGCAGGTGTAGCCCGAACCGGACCTAGTACCACCTATTCTCGCCTTACCCCCTTACCCAAAGGCGTCAGGGCGACGGTGACAGGGCGTGAAGGTGAATGGGTACGTTTAGATTATGGGGCGTGGATTAAAGCCGAAGAAGTGCGTATTGTTCCGAATACGGTTCCGCCAACCGCCGTGATTCGCAGTATCCGCGCCCGTCAGATTCCTGGGGCGACAGAAGTGGTGTTTCCGTTAAATACACCTGTACCTGTGACGGTTCAGCAAGGCGATCGCACGTTTACTTTAACGCTGCATAATACAACCGCCCAAACGGATGTGATTCGCTTGGATGATGACCCCCTGATTAAACGCCTAGATTGGCAACAAGTTACACCAACTCAGGTCAACTATACATTTAACTTGAAATCTGATCAACAATGGGGGTATGACCTGAGATATGACCAAACTAATCTGATTCTTACCTTACGTCATCCGCCAACTGTTCGCACTCAAAACGTAGAACTCAATCCTGAAAATGCTTTACAACCTTTAAAAGGAATTAAAATTCTTCTTGATCCGGGACATGGGGGGGCAGAATTAGGGGCGAGGGGACCAACAGGTTATCCGGAAAAAGATGTGAATTTAATTGTGTCGAAGTTACTGCGCGAACAACTTCAGAAAAAGGGTGCAACGGTATATATGACACGGGAAACCGATCAGGCGGTGTCATTGGGCGATCGCGTGACTATGATTAACCAAGTTAAACCTGCGATCGCACTTTCGATTCATTACAACGCCCTCCCGGATGCAGGTGATGCGATAAATACCAAAGGGGTTGGTATGTTTTGGTATCATCCTCAGGCGCATAATTTAGCCATATTTTTGCAGGATTATCTCGTGAATCAGTTAGATCGTCCGGCTTATGGAGTGTTTTGGAATAATCTAGCACTGACTCGTCCTCATACCGCACCATCGGTGTTATTAGAACTGGGATTTATGATTAATCCAGAGGAATTTGAGTGGATTACGAATCCGCAACAACAACAGAGATTAGCGAGTGCGATCGCGGATGGGGTGACAGAATGGTTCCAGAATTCTCAATATAGCAATCCTAAATTGATTGTGGCAATTTTCAAAACTGAAACCCTTGCTATACCTTGA
- a CDS encoding pyridoxamine 5'-phosphate oxidase family protein, which translates to MAKFYSELPPNLQNFIKEQQIFFTATAPRQGRINLSPKGMDTLRCLDPKTVAYLDLTGSGNETAAHLQDDGRLTIMFCSFTDKPLILRLYGQGRVIRPVAPEWDTFYTHFNSLPGQRQIIVLDIESVQTSCGYGVPLYEFQGERETLVEWSEKKGEQGIYEYWQAKNIQSIDGLPTHLLSD; encoded by the coding sequence ATGGCAAAATTTTATTCAGAACTCCCCCCAAATTTACAAAACTTTATCAAAGAACAACAGATTTTTTTTACGGCGACAGCACCTCGACAGGGGCGGATTAATCTATCTCCCAAAGGGATGGACACGTTGCGCTGTCTTGATCCGAAAACCGTCGCTTATCTGGATTTAACAGGTAGTGGCAATGAAACGGCGGCTCATTTGCAGGACGATGGTAGACTAACGATCATGTTTTGCAGTTTTACCGATAAACCTCTAATTTTACGCCTTTACGGTCAAGGGCGGGTAATTCGCCCCGTTGCTCCAGAATGGGACACCTTTTATACCCACTTTAATTCGCTGCCAGGACAACGGCAAATTATTGTTCTAGATATTGAATCCGTGCAAACCTCTTGTGGCTATGGTGTTCCCCTATATGAATTTCAAGGTGAACGAGAAACTCTGGTTGAATGGTCAGAGAAAAAGGGAGAACAGGGCATTTATGAATATTGGCAGGCGAAAAATATCCAAAGCATTGATGGATTACCCACTCATCTTTTATCCGATTGA